A genomic window from Candidatus Methylacidiphilum fumarolicum includes:
- a CDS encoding multicopper oxidase domain-containing protein, producing the protein MKKRFIKHLMASLIAVCTISIGMAKTVSVTFHGKEADVVIDNKGTKYPAWTFNGQVPGPLVRVTEGDIVDFTLINEITNKKSHAMDFHAAQLDAAKDFGQIRPGETKHYTFKANYPGVFFYHCGADPMVQHIARGMFGVIIVDPKNANAMPKADREYVLVQSEIYSNPDDEKSLMESKWDFVGFNFCKFKYDPVHDERATTWLQAKPGERVRIYFVNAGPNEFASFHPIAGIWDRVYVSGNPKNVLYGLQSFTVGPGDGAIFDLISPVEGANAIVTHSMKEALTGAIAIIMFTKDADPKMGHGDQILVR; encoded by the coding sequence ATGAAAAAGCGATTCATAAAACACCTAATGGCATCACTCATAGCTGTTTGTACCATTTCGATAGGAATGGCAAAAACAGTTTCAGTAACATTCCATGGAAAAGAAGCTGATGTTGTAATTGATAATAAAGGAACCAAATACCCAGCCTGGACATTTAATGGACAAGTGCCAGGGCCCTTAGTAAGAGTGACCGAAGGAGATATTGTTGATTTCACATTGATTAATGAAATAACAAACAAGAAATCCCATGCTATGGATTTTCATGCTGCTCAATTAGATGCTGCTAAGGATTTTGGCCAAATAAGACCTGGGGAAACAAAGCACTACACATTCAAAGCCAACTATCCGGGAGTGTTTTTCTATCATTGCGGTGCCGATCCCATGGTTCAACATATTGCAAGAGGGATGTTTGGAGTAATTATAGTAGATCCAAAGAATGCAAACGCTATGCCCAAAGCTGATAGAGAATACGTTCTTGTCCAATCAGAGATTTATTCCAATCCCGATGACGAAAAAAGTTTGATGGAGAGCAAATGGGATTTTGTCGGATTCAATTTTTGTAAGTTTAAGTATGATCCAGTACATGATGAAAGAGCAACCACTTGGTTACAAGCAAAACCTGGAGAAAGAGTTAGAATATATTTTGTCAACGCTGGTCCTAATGAGTTTGCTTCTTTTCATCCAATAGCCGGCATTTGGGACAGGGTCTATGTTTCAGGAAATCCCAAAAATGTTCTCTATGGCCTTCAATCTTTTACTGTTGGACCAGGGGATGGAGCCATTTTCGATCTCATTTCCCCCGTAGAAGGAGCTAATGCTATAGTGACGCATTCTATGAAGGAGGCTTTGACTGGAGCTATTGCTATAATTATGTTTACAAAAGACGCCGATCCTAAAATGGGACATGGAGATCAGATCCTTGTGCGTTAA
- a CDS encoding c-type cytochrome, which translates to MRRMDQIDLFTKRIQRSLLFVLVLLLPTSFIPPMARAEDARWAKIEKVYNTYCVQCHGIERNGTGINSKFMTVQPRDHTDPKEMGKIPDEEIIKAITYGGISVQKSILMPAWGKVLTQQEIYELKDYLRHVCNCGGESK; encoded by the coding sequence ATGAGAAGAATGGATCAAATCGATCTTTTTACCAAACGGATTCAACGCTCTCTTCTCTTTGTTCTTGTGCTGCTATTGCCTACTTCCTTTATTCCTCCTATGGCAAGGGCCGAAGATGCTAGATGGGCTAAAATAGAAAAGGTATATAACACTTACTGCGTCCAATGCCATGGCATAGAAAGAAATGGAACCGGAATTAATTCCAAATTTATGACTGTCCAACCGAGGGATCACACAGATCCTAAAGAAATGGGAAAAATTCCTGACGAAGAAATTATAAAAGCCATTACTTATGGCGGGATTTCTGTGCAAAAATCAATCCTTATGCCTGCTTGGGGTAAAGTCCTTACACAGCAAGAAATTTATGAATTAAAAGATTACTTAAGACATGTCTGTAATTGTGGAGGAGAAAGCAAATAA
- a CDS encoding ArnT family glycosyltransferase encodes MGKNQIPPLFHWINLFYHSKQWLFLPPLFLFFFAFFLLSSGSYSLPLIDRDEPRFAQAARGMLQKQDFIVPFFNGEFRLDKPPLIYWLMAFFYQLFGVNEFSARLPSILSASLLATVLYSISNRYCSSIRWVAPIGFIVSVQTLIHGRLATADMVLVFFGTLSQWAFLNLLKKKSHLWFFIFWISLALGFLAKGPIIWFIAFITYLLHRFVFWKKPLPIGNISPILGSLLCLTIISCWAIPALIETKGLFFKIGIEEHIIHRGIEAFDNRPFIPFYYFISSLISLYPHSAFFGFFFEALKKNWSMENSFLLSWFLAPILIFSFYATELPHYIMPGFPAYFLLIAQGIGEAKQNRFSFLFALFFLGLFAILALSLIFFCLYQGWPQGTSLKDIPILGGLVFLVLSLFGFTLLSYIKNRSLSIPSAFLMALLYALLASSLSFLSKDLRLLSLTIRLSAMFKNMPATSINYASGYTEPSLVFYSNRNWRWDTALPTSPKPPFFLIQLEEETSLGKGLMESFAKIKQPQKKQEKAISLPPFSPPSALKNQENLGEGKIEGLNLGRMSWSKVYYHYHY; translated from the coding sequence ATGGGAAAAAACCAAATCCCACCCCTCTTCCATTGGATAAATCTTTTTTATCATTCTAAACAATGGCTTTTTTTGCCACCCCTCTTCCTATTCTTCTTTGCTTTTTTTCTTCTTTCCTCCGGATCTTATTCGCTCCCATTAATTGATCGTGATGAACCAAGATTTGCACAGGCTGCAAGGGGAATGCTTCAAAAACAAGATTTCATCGTTCCCTTCTTTAATGGTGAATTCAGGTTGGATAAACCACCATTAATTTATTGGTTAATGGCCTTCTTTTATCAATTGTTTGGAGTTAATGAATTCTCTGCTAGACTCCCTTCGATCCTTTCTGCTTCACTGTTAGCCACTGTTCTCTATAGCATAAGCAATCGCTATTGTTCTTCCATCCGATGGGTGGCACCTATAGGTTTTATTGTCTCCGTACAGACCCTTATCCATGGTAGATTAGCCACCGCCGATATGGTCCTTGTGTTCTTTGGAACACTCTCTCAATGGGCTTTTTTAAATTTACTTAAAAAGAAGTCTCATTTGTGGTTTTTTATTTTCTGGATTTCTCTTGCACTCGGTTTTCTTGCTAAAGGACCTATAATTTGGTTTATAGCCTTTATTACTTATTTGCTTCACCGGTTTGTTTTCTGGAAAAAACCTTTACCGATTGGCAATATTTCTCCAATTTTAGGTTCGTTGTTGTGCCTTACAATAATCAGTTGCTGGGCTATTCCAGCATTGATCGAAACAAAAGGGCTTTTTTTCAAAATAGGCATTGAAGAACACATTATTCATAGAGGTATAGAAGCTTTTGATAATCGTCCGTTCATTCCTTTTTATTATTTTATATCTTCCTTAATAAGCCTCTATCCACACTCCGCATTTTTCGGATTTTTTTTTGAAGCCTTAAAGAAAAACTGGTCAATGGAGAATAGTTTTTTGCTTTCCTGGTTTCTAGCTCCTATTCTCATTTTTTCTTTCTATGCCACAGAGCTTCCCCATTATATCATGCCAGGCTTTCCCGCTTACTTCTTGTTAATAGCCCAAGGCATTGGCGAAGCCAAACAAAACAGATTTTCTTTTCTTTTTGCTCTCTTTTTTCTTGGATTATTTGCAATCCTTGCTTTGAGCCTCATATTTTTTTGCCTTTATCAAGGATGGCCTCAAGGCACCTCATTGAAGGATATTCCAATTCTTGGAGGTTTGGTGTTCCTTGTTTTATCTCTTTTTGGTTTCACACTGCTTTCGTATATAAAAAATCGTTCCCTCTCTATTCCTTCTGCCTTCCTTATGGCCCTCCTTTATGCTTTACTTGCTTCTTCCCTCTCTTTTTTATCCAAAGACTTACGGCTTCTTTCCCTCACCATAAGACTCTCTGCTATGTTTAAAAATATGCCCGCTACATCCATAAACTATGCCTCGGGATATACAGAGCCAAGCTTAGTTTTCTATTCGAATAGAAATTGGAGATGGGATACAGCCTTGCCAACTTCTCCTAAACCGCCCTTTTTTTTGATCCAATTGGAAGAAGAAACCTCTCTTGGAAAAGGACTAATGGAGTCTTTTGCAAAGATCAAGCAGCCTCAAAAAAAACAAGAAAAAGCAATTTCATTGCCCCCCTTCTCTCCACCCTCTGCATTGAAAAATCAAGAAAACCTCGGGGAAGGAAAGATAGAAGGATTAAATCTTGGAAGAATGTCGTGGTCAAAAGTTTATTATCACTATCATTATTGA
- the nadB gene encoding L-aspartate oxidase: protein MERVETDFLVIGGGIAGLFFALETSRFGRVDVLLKGSFTHSSSWYAQGGIACVSSPQDSFESHISDTLKAGDGLCKADVVKSFVEEAPMRIADLIRLGVPFTKNAEGNYDLGLEAGHSHRRIYHVKDHTGMAIIEALKKEAKKRKQIILWENQWAIDLIIIDKICFGAYVFDKTKKITRLFISPHTLLSTGGCGGIYLHTTNPSSATGDGIAMAYRAGALLKNMEMIQFHPTCFFQQSSQKFLISEAVRGEGAKIINQSGEHFLKHADPRGELAPRDIVSRAIFLEMKEKNIPYVYLDIRGKQREWLEERFPYIFSYCLSQGIDMSKDLVPIAPAAHYQCGGVATDTYGRTSIVGLWAAGEVACTGFHGANRLASNSLLEAIVVAGRAAKSSISQNNVLRSGSCWDFSYCPVVEKNEQSASDILIIIEETRKLMWDCVGIVRSVAGLEKAKKEIGLKVDFFKNKEKKEEIVSLLEVKAKNIALVAAVIIESALQRKESRGAHWIVDYPKKLDVPQDTCVSLSSL from the coding sequence ATGGAAAGAGTTGAAACGGATTTTCTTGTCATTGGAGGAGGTATAGCAGGATTGTTTTTTGCCCTGGAAACTTCACGTTTTGGCAGAGTGGATGTCTTACTAAAAGGCAGTTTTACTCATTCCAGTTCTTGGTATGCTCAAGGAGGAATAGCTTGTGTAAGTTCCCCACAAGATTCATTTGAGTCGCATATTTCTGATACACTCAAAGCTGGAGATGGATTGTGCAAGGCCGACGTTGTTAAATCTTTTGTCGAAGAAGCACCTATGCGGATAGCAGACTTAATACGCCTTGGTGTTCCATTTACAAAGAATGCAGAAGGAAATTATGACTTGGGATTAGAAGCGGGACATTCTCATCGAAGGATCTATCATGTTAAGGATCACACGGGAATGGCAATTATTGAAGCATTAAAAAAAGAAGCAAAGAAAAGGAAACAAATTATTCTATGGGAAAACCAATGGGCTATTGATCTTATTATCATCGATAAGATTTGTTTTGGGGCCTATGTTTTTGATAAAACAAAAAAGATTACCAGACTTTTTATTTCACCTCATACGTTGTTATCCACTGGAGGCTGCGGAGGAATTTATCTCCATACGACAAATCCATCGAGTGCTACAGGTGATGGAATTGCCATGGCGTATCGAGCTGGAGCTTTGTTGAAAAATATGGAGATGATTCAATTTCATCCTACCTGTTTTTTTCAACAAAGTTCCCAAAAGTTTCTGATTAGTGAGGCGGTAAGAGGTGAAGGAGCAAAAATTATAAACCAAAGCGGCGAACATTTTTTAAAGCATGCGGATCCGAGGGGAGAACTAGCACCCAGAGATATTGTCAGTCGAGCAATTTTTTTGGAAATGAAAGAAAAAAATATTCCCTATGTTTACTTGGATATTCGGGGAAAACAAAGAGAATGGTTAGAGGAAAGGTTCCCTTATATTTTTTCCTATTGTTTGAGCCAAGGGATCGATATGTCTAAAGATCTTGTGCCCATTGCTCCGGCTGCACATTATCAGTGCGGAGGTGTAGCTACAGATACTTATGGAAGGACTTCTATTGTTGGATTATGGGCAGCAGGAGAGGTGGCCTGCACTGGGTTTCATGGAGCAAATAGGTTAGCGAGCAATTCTTTGTTAGAAGCAATTGTCGTAGCTGGAAGAGCGGCAAAATCTTCAATAAGCCAAAATAATGTTTTAAGATCGGGTAGTTGTTGGGATTTTTCGTATTGTCCTGTGGTTGAAAAAAATGAGCAAAGTGCCAGCGATATCTTGATAATTATCGAGGAAACAAGAAAATTAATGTGGGATTGTGTTGGTATTGTTAGATCAGTTGCTGGACTGGAAAAGGCAAAAAAGGAAATTGGGCTGAAGGTCGATTTTTTCAAAAATAAAGAAAAAAAAGAAGAAATAGTATCCTTACTCGAAGTCAAAGCGAAGAATATTGCCTTGGTAGCAGCTGTTATTATTGAAAGTGCTCTGCAAAGAAAAGAGAGTAGAGGAGCTCATTGGATTGTTGATTATCCAAAAAAGTTAGATGTACCTCAAGACACCTGCGTTTCACTTTCTTCTCTATAA
- a CDS encoding c-type cytochrome produces the protein MKIGYFYFLSLFFYLAINWLVADDGMQILQTQCSSCHAITKPTDNSLERLWTRKGPDLYYAGLKFQKEWLVKWLQQPTVIRPAGEFYFKHIKKGPNGDEIDVSSLSPHPKLSPNEAESVANALMSLKPEGLIIPGKFKNEPVNPSIGAMFFGKLRGCSACHATKEGGGGLSGPELYDAGDRLQGDFIYSFIEDPQKFEPHIWMPKLELAEADLQRLSSYLMSLHRSQQKEGK, from the coding sequence ATGAAAATTGGTTATTTTTATTTTCTTTCTTTATTTTTCTATTTAGCTATCAATTGGCTCGTTGCTGACGATGGAATGCAGATACTGCAAACTCAGTGTTCCAGCTGTCATGCCATCACCAAACCAACTGACAATTCATTGGAAAGATTGTGGACAAGAAAAGGACCCGATCTTTACTATGCTGGTCTAAAATTCCAAAAAGAATGGCTGGTAAAATGGTTACAACAACCAACTGTCATTCGACCAGCGGGAGAATTTTATTTTAAGCATATTAAAAAGGGTCCTAACGGAGATGAAATAGATGTTTCATCCTTAAGCCCCCATCCAAAACTTTCTCCTAATGAGGCAGAATCCGTCGCTAATGCTTTAATGAGTTTAAAACCCGAAGGGTTGATTATTCCTGGTAAATTTAAAAACGAACCCGTCAATCCTTCGATTGGTGCTATGTTTTTTGGTAAATTAAGAGGTTGTTCAGCCTGTCATGCCACAAAAGAGGGTGGAGGAGGGCTGTCTGGGCCAGAGCTTTATGATGCAGGTGACCGACTGCAAGGAGATTTCATATACTCATTTATTGAAGATCCCCAAAAGTTTGAGCCACATATCTGGATGCCTAAGCTTGAGCTTGCAGAAGCTGATCTGCAAAGACTTTCATCTTATCTCATGAGTCTTCATAGATCTCAACAAAAGGAGGGAAAATGA
- a CDS encoding winged helix-turn-helix transcriptional regulator — MNNKRPKRVVVIPTRNSEAARLVENIFKCKWTVSVLDLICQNICRPGQMKKSIPGITTKVLNDLLKKLCEWRIVERTVYPTLPPKVEYKLTSFGQKFMKVLKSVEELQKEIEFNKSYANTAESETEICSFRNGCS; from the coding sequence ATGAACAACAAGCGTCCTAAAAGGGTAGTTGTTATACCGACCAGGAATTCGGAAGCTGCCCGGTTGGTAGAAAACATTTTTAAGTGCAAATGGACAGTTTCGGTCCTGGATTTGATTTGTCAGAATATCTGTAGACCAGGTCAAATGAAAAAAAGTATTCCAGGTATAACAACAAAAGTTCTTAATGATCTTTTGAAGAAGCTTTGTGAATGGAGAATAGTGGAAAGAACTGTTTATCCCACTCTTCCGCCAAAAGTGGAATATAAACTAACATCTTTTGGTCAAAAGTTTATGAAAGTGTTAAAAAGTGTAGAAGAATTACAAAAAGAAATAGAATTTAATAAGTCTTACGCAAATACTGCTGAATCAGAAACTGAAATTTGCTCCTTTCGCAACGGCTGTTCATGA
- a CDS encoding multicopper oxidase domain-containing protein — translation MDFQRTQWFKSAIYTWQKLLLFLFALLLYFKGFSETLHSESRTFELTIEDTIITLVKDQKFHTFAFNGQVPGPLIHVKYGDDLTIKVTNLTTLPHTIHWHGILQTGTWQMDGVPNTTQPEIKPGDTFTYHFKALPAGTYWYHCHVNVNEHVSMRGMWGPLIVDPPKPNQLEKKVTKDFILMLSSWPSHWARKPGYGGIPGDVEDYFTINGKSYPETQPIRVKKGDFIRFRIFATSDTVHSLHIHGHVFLIGCKDGHFLPNPIEADTVLISPGERYDLFMYADNPGRWMVHDHVDVHTTNGGNPMGGIMTVIEYDEVEKTDSWYEWKDKKFIPDFFYEESIKKPYGLFINPAFKGEPAPQ, via the coding sequence ATGGATTTTCAGAGAACTCAATGGTTCAAGAGCGCCATTTATACATGGCAAAAACTACTTCTCTTTCTTTTTGCACTCCTATTGTACTTTAAGGGATTTAGCGAGACTCTCCATAGTGAATCCCGTACTTTTGAGCTCACTATAGAAGATACAATTATTACTCTGGTCAAAGATCAAAAATTCCACACTTTTGCATTCAATGGCCAGGTTCCCGGCCCCCTTATCCATGTTAAATATGGGGATGACTTAACGATCAAAGTCACCAACCTAACTACTCTGCCACATACGATCCACTGGCATGGAATTCTTCAAACCGGCACCTGGCAAATGGATGGTGTACCAAATACAACTCAGCCTGAAATAAAACCTGGAGACACCTTTACTTATCATTTCAAGGCCTTACCTGCAGGGACTTATTGGTATCACTGTCATGTCAATGTCAATGAGCATGTATCGATGAGAGGAATGTGGGGGCCATTGATTGTCGATCCCCCCAAACCCAACCAATTAGAAAAAAAGGTGACTAAAGATTTTATATTGATGCTTAGTAGTTGGCCCTCACACTGGGCAAGAAAACCTGGATATGGAGGCATTCCAGGAGATGTCGAAGACTATTTTACAATTAACGGTAAAAGCTATCCTGAAACCCAACCAATCAGGGTAAAAAAAGGAGATTTCATCCGTTTTAGGATTTTTGCAACAAGTGATACCGTGCATTCTCTCCACATTCACGGTCATGTGTTTTTGATTGGTTGTAAAGATGGGCACTTTCTTCCAAATCCTATTGAAGCTGATACAGTCCTTATTTCTCCTGGAGAAAGATATGATCTGTTTATGTATGCAGATAATCCTGGCCGTTGGATGGTTCACGATCATGTGGATGTCCATACCACCAATGGCGGCAATCCAATGGGAGGAATCATGACCGTGATCGAATACGATGAGGTCGAAAAAACTGATTCTTGGTATGAGTGGAAAGACAAAAAATTCATTCCTGACTTTTTTTATGAAGAATCGATCAAAAAACCCTATGGCCTTTTCATAAATCCAGCATTTAAAGGAGAACCTGCCCCCCAATAA